GCACTGGCCGGCGCGATCGAGGAGTCGCTGAGCGACGAGGTGGCAGCGTTCATCACGGCCGCGGGGCGGGCGCCGAGGCTGGTTGTCGTGCTCGTCGGTGAGATCGCGGCCAGCGCCTCGTACGTCGCCGCCAAGGCCCGGGCCGCGGCGCGCGTCGGGATCGACGCCGACGTCGTCGGTGTCGCCGGGTCCGCCGACACCGCCGCGCTGGTCGCGCTCGTCTCCGGGATCGCCCGCGGCAGCCACGGCCCGGTGGACGGAATCCTCGTCCAATTGCCGCTGCCGCGCCACGTCGACACCCTCGCGGTCCTCGACGCGGTTCCTGCCGACCGCGACGTGGACGGCTTCCACCCGGAAAACGCCGGGCTGCTGTCGCAGGGGCGCCCCCGGTTCATCCCCTGCACCGCAGCCGGGGTCCAGCGGCTCCTCGTCGATGCCGGGATCGCCACCGCCGGCCGTCGTGCCGTGATCGTCGGCCGCAGCGACATCGTCGGCAAGCCGCTCGCCCTGCTCCTGGCATCGCGAGGGCCGGGGGGCGACGCCACGGTGACGATCTGCCACAGCCACACCACCGACCTCACCGAGCACTGCCGCACCGCCGACATCCTCGTCGCTGCAGTCGGGAGGCCCGGCCTGATCACCGCCGAGATGGTCAAGCCCGGTGCGACGGTGATCGACGTCGGCATCAATCGCGTCGAAACGCCGACCGGATCACGTCTCGTCGGCGACGTCGACTTCCCCGCCGTCGCCGCGGTCGCCGGGGCGATCACGCCGGTGCCCGGGGGTGTCGGCCCGTTGACGGTGGCGATGCTCCTGGCCAACACGCTGCTGGCGGCCGAGCTCCACATCGGAAGGCGGTAGTGCGGAGCGACGACGGAACCGACCTTCCGACGCGTCGGTCACACGACCGGGGAAGCGGGGTAAACCGGGCCGACCGCGACGAGTCGGCCGCCTCTGGCTGACCTTGTCCGCCGTCCTTCTCCGCTCTAGTCTCCCCCGCCGCAACGGCCTGCCGGCCGCAGACGTCCGCTCGTTTGGCCCGGCAGCCCTGTTTGACTGTTCGCCCCAGTTTTCCCTTCCGGTCCGACGGCGGCCCGCCGTGCGGTTCGGGCCGCTGCGGACCGATTCTCTCGTGGACACCACTCCGCCACGTCCGGGGACCAAACCGCCGATGGGAACGTTCGTGCGCGCCTTGCGCGATGCCGGTCGGATGTGGCCGTTCCTCATCGCCTCGTTCCTCTGCTCGGCGGGAGTCGCCAGCCTCTGGGGGGCGAACATCGCGGCTCTGTTCCCGATCATCGAAGTCACGCTCAACGGCGACTCGCTCCAGTCCTGGAACGCCAAGCGGATCGCGACCACCCGCGAGGGCATCGAACGGTCGAGTGCGGCGGTCGCCGCGCTCGACGCCCGGATCGCCACCGAGCCAGCCGAAGCCGCCGAGCTGCGCCGGCAGCGCGAGCGATTCGCCTTGGCAGTCCGCAGCGACGAGGCGGTGGTCGCGAGCTCAATGCACCTCGCCCCCTGGCTCGACCGCTTCCTCCCCGTCGATCCGTTCACCACGGTGCTGTGGGTGGTTTCGTTCGTCGTCGTCAGCACGTTCGTCAAGCACGCCCTGCTGATGACCTCGACGCTGCTGGTCGCCTGGGTGGCGATGAACATCAGCCGCGACATCCGCCTCAAGGTATTCGACAAGGCGCTGGCCCTTGACCGCACGCAGTTCATGCGCAACGGTTCGGCCGGATTCATGGCACAGGTGACCGGCACCTCCGACATGCTCGCCAGTGGCATCACCAGCGTGTTCGGCGGGGCGATCACCGAGCCGCTGAAGATCATCGCCTGCCTCGCCGGGGCGTTCTGCATCTCCTGGCAGCTCACCCTGGCGTGCCTCACGCTCGCCCCTCTGGTGGGCTTCCTGATGGTCTGGCTCAACCGGCGGATCCGCGGCGTCTCGAAGCGGATCCTGTCGCGGTCGATGGGGTTCCACCACGTCCTCCTCGAGGCTCTCAACAACGTCCTCACCGTCCAGGCCTACACGATGGAGGGCTTCGAGCGCGACAAGTTCCGTGCCTGCACCCGCGACGTGATGCGCGCCGGGATGTGGCACACGTTCTATTTCGCGCTGGCCAATCCGATCACCGAGATTCTCGGCATCGGCATGGTGGCGACGAGCATCGCCGTCGGCGCGTGGCTGGTGATCAACCAGCAGACCGAGATCTTCGGGATCCCGATGACCGAGCGGCCGATGACCGTGCCGGGGATCATGGTCTTCTTCGGGATGCTGATCGGAGCCAGCGACCCGGTGCGCAAGCTGTCGGGCGTGTTCACCGGGGTCAACGTCGGGATCGTCGGAGCCCAGTCGCTCTATCCGCTGCTCGACACGCCGTCGCGGCTCGCCGAGCCGGCCAGCCCGCGGCAGCTCCCCCGCCCCCACCGCGAGATCCGCCTCGAGAACGTCTCGTTCAGCTACGACCAGATCGACACCGTCCTCGCCGGCGTGAACATCTCGATCCCGTTCGGCGAGCGGGTGGCGATCGTCGGGCCCAACGGCGGTGGCAAGAGCACGCTGATCAACCTCATCTGCCGGTTCTACGATCCGACCGCGGGACGTGTCCTCATCGACGACGTGCCCCTCACCGACCTGGCGCTGGCCGACCTCCGCGGGCGGATCGCGCTGGTCACCCAGCAGACCGAGCTGTTCAACGAGTCGATCCTCTACAACATCCGCTACGGCCGCTGGGATGCCACCGAGGGGGAGATCGTCGAGGCCGCCAAGCGCGCCCACGCCCACGAGTTCATCGCCGACTTCCCCGATGGCTACCGGACGATGGTCGGCCCCAACGGCTTCCGCCTCTCGGGCGGCCAGCGCCAGCGGATCGCCCTGGCACGGGCGTTCCTCCGCGACGCCGAGATCCTCGTTCTCGACGAGGCCACCAGCCAGATCGACGTCGAGAGCGAGCGCCTCATCCACGCGGCCCTGGCCGCCTACGTCTTTAACCGCACGGTGATCATGATCACCCACCGGGCCAGCACGCTGGCCCTCGCCGACACGATCCTCGAGGTCGAGCACGGCACCGTGCGGAAGCGGCCGGCGCGGCAGATGCAGGTCGCCTGACGCACCGCGGTCAACCGGCCGCGAGCCGGTCGTTCCAGGCCCGTGCGTGGCGCGGCTGGTAGCGCTCGATCTCGAAGCTGTCACGGACCACGGCGCGGACCGCCCGCAGGTCGACGATCCCGTCGGTGGCGAGCAGCTGCACCAGCACGTTGCCGATCGCCGTCGCCTCGACAGGCCCGGCGAGGACCTCCCGGTCGGTGGCGTCGGCGATCCATTGGCACAGCAGCCGGTTTTTCACGCCGCCGCCAACGACGTGGATCCTGCCCGGGCGGCGTCCCACGAGTCGCTCGACCTCGGCCAGACGGCGGCGGATCGCCGCCGCCACGCTCTCCAGGGCGCAGCGCACCACCGCCGCCGTCGACTCCGGCACCGGCTGGCCGCTCTCGCGCGCCACCCGACGGATCGCCTCGGGCATGTCGGCGGGGGCCATCAGCGCGGGATGGTCGGGATCGACGAGCGTCACCAGGGCCGGCGCCTCGCCGGCCAGCGCCGTGAGCTGGTCCCAGCTCCACTCCGTGCCGGCCCGCTTCCACGCCTCCCGGCACTGCTGCACGAGCCACAGCCCGCAGACGTTTTTCAGCAGCCGCGTCGTCCCGCCGACGCCCCCCTCGTTGGTGAAGTTCAGCTCGCGGCAGGCGGGCGTGACCATCGGCCGGTCGAGTTCGACGCCGACCAGCGCCCAGGTGCCGAGGCTGACGTAGCACCAGTCGGGGCGGCTCGACGGCGGGTCGGTCGCCGGCACAGCCGCGACGGCGCTGGCGGTGTCGTGGGTACCGGGGAGGACGACCCGCACGGCGTCGAGGCCAGTTTCGTCAGCGACCGTGCCGCGCAGCGGACCGAGGTCGGTGCCGGGCTCGAAGACCGGATGGAAGATCCTCCCGGGCAGGCCGAAGCGCCCGAGCATCTCGCGTGCCCAGTCGCCAGCCTGCGGGTCGAAGCACTGCGTCGTCGTCGCGTTTGTCCGCTCGTTGGAGGCCGTGCCGGTGAGCAGCCAATGGACGATGTCCGGAATCATCACCAGCCGGCCGGCGGCGGCAAGGACGTCAGACCGTGCCGCATGGAGGGCGAGGAGCTGGTAGAGGGTGTTGATCTCCATGAACTGCAGGCCGGTGGCGGCGAAGATCTCCTCGCGCGGCACGGTCCTTTCGGCTACGGCCAACATCCCCACGGTGCGCGGGTCGCGATAACAGACCGGATTGGCGAGCAGCTCCCCGGCCGGCGCGAGGAACGAGTAGTCGACCCCCCAGGTGTCGGCGCCGATCGTCGCGACGCTGCCGCCGTGGCGGTCCGCCGCGGCCCGTAGGCCGGTGACGACCTCCTGCCAGAGGCGGACCATGTCCCAGACCAACTGCCCGCCGAACGCGACCGGGCCGTTGTCGAAGCGGTGGATCTCCTCGAGCTCGAGGAGCCTGCCGTCGAACGCGCCCGACACGACCCGGCCGCCCGACGCGCCGAGATCGATCGCCAGCGCCACCTTGCGAGCCATGGAATTCTCCCGTCGCCGTGCCAGCCGTCCGGCCGCCGGTTCCCCGGCGTGCACCCCGCGGGCCGTCTCGCCGACGGCCTCGACCGGCCGGTAGCTTCCCCGCCGGCGGGCCCCGGGAAAACCCCCGTCGGCCCCGCCCGCCGGAAGCCGCCGAGAACCGGAGTCGCAACGCCGGCGGGAAGCAACTAGCTTGGGCTGTGGGTGCCGGGCCGCACCTGCCGGGCCGGCCGCCGTGCCTGCCGGCCCGCGACGTGTGGACGCTCCCCCGATGGCCGATGCCGATCCCGCCGACACTCCCCGGCAGCCGCAGCCCGGACTGCTCGAGGAACTGGCCGAGGCGACCCGCAGCCTCGAGGCGGCCGAGCCACCGGAGATCATCCGTTGGGCCGCCGAGCGCTTCGGGACGCGGCTCACGATGGCCACCGCGTTCGGCCCCGAAGGCTGCGTG
The Planctomycetota bacterium genome window above contains:
- a CDS encoding bifunctional 5,10-methylenetetrahydrofolate dehydrogenase/5,10-methenyltetrahydrofolate cyclohydrolase, with protein sequence MPARILDGKALAGAIEESLSDEVAAFITAAGRAPRLVVVLVGEIAASASYVAAKARAAARVGIDADVVGVAGSADTAALVALVSGIARGSHGPVDGILVQLPLPRHVDTLAVLDAVPADRDVDGFHPENAGLLSQGRPRFIPCTAAGVQRLLVDAGIATAGRRAVIVGRSDIVGKPLALLLASRGPGGDATVTICHSHTTDLTEHCRTADILVAAVGRPGLITAEMVKPGATVIDVGINRVETPTGSRLVGDVDFPAVAAVAGAITPVPGGVGPLTVAMLLANTLLAAELHIGRR
- a CDS encoding ABC transporter ATP-binding protein translates to MGTFVRALRDAGRMWPFLIASFLCSAGVASLWGANIAALFPIIEVTLNGDSLQSWNAKRIATTREGIERSSAAVAALDARIATEPAEAAELRRQRERFALAVRSDEAVVASSMHLAPWLDRFLPVDPFTTVLWVVSFVVVSTFVKHALLMTSTLLVAWVAMNISRDIRLKVFDKALALDRTQFMRNGSAGFMAQVTGTSDMLASGITSVFGGAITEPLKIIACLAGAFCISWQLTLACLTLAPLVGFLMVWLNRRIRGVSKRILSRSMGFHHVLLEALNNVLTVQAYTMEGFERDKFRACTRDVMRAGMWHTFYFALANPITEILGIGMVATSIAVGAWLVINQQTEIFGIPMTERPMTVPGIMVFFGMLIGASDPVRKLSGVFTGVNVGIVGAQSLYPLLDTPSRLAEPASPRQLPRPHREIRLENVSFSYDQIDTVLAGVNISIPFGERVAIVGPNGGGKSTLINLICRFYDPTAGRVLIDDVPLTDLALADLRGRIALVTQQTELFNESILYNIRYGRWDATEGEIVEAAKRAHAHEFIADFPDGYRTMVGPNGFRLSGGQRQRIALARAFLRDAEILVLDEATSQIDVESERLIHAALAAYVFNRTVIMITHRASTLALADTILEVEHGTVRKRPARQMQVA
- a CDS encoding rhamnulokinase; the encoded protein is MARKVALAIDLGASGGRVVSGAFDGRLLELEEIHRFDNGPVAFGGQLVWDMVRLWQEVVTGLRAAADRHGGSVATIGADTWGVDYSFLAPAGELLANPVCYRDPRTVGMLAVAERTVPREEIFAATGLQFMEINTLYQLLALHAARSDVLAAAGRLVMIPDIVHWLLTGTASNERTNATTTQCFDPQAGDWAREMLGRFGLPGRIFHPVFEPGTDLGPLRGTVADETGLDAVRVVLPGTHDTASAVAAVPATDPPSSRPDWCYVSLGTWALVGVELDRPMVTPACRELNFTNEGGVGGTTRLLKNVCGLWLVQQCREAWKRAGTEWSWDQLTALAGEAPALVTLVDPDHPALMAPADMPEAIRRVARESGQPVPESTAAVVRCALESVAAAIRRRLAEVERLVGRRPGRIHVVGGGVKNRLLCQWIADATDREVLAGPVEATAIGNVLVQLLATDGIVDLRAVRAVVRDSFEIERYQPRHARAWNDRLAAG